The Tepidisphaeraceae bacterium genome includes a region encoding these proteins:
- the lon gene encoding endopeptidase La: protein MAETTIIERGPAATIIRTGGGNGQKLTVPSVLPILPIRNIVVFPGTVMPLNVGRAKSKNLLDEVMPGEKVIGVVTQKNADVEDPQYPDLHTVGVACMILKLFKLPDGNQSIIVHGLARFRLMELTQSDPFASGRIEIIEDTMASGAPIDALIASVRQQANRVIELSPNTPDEAAQVLNSITNPSALADFLAANLQADTGDKQTMLEELDVEKRLRLIASRLATQLDVLELQNKIQSQVKENIDKSQRRYYLQEQLKAIRKELGEATGEAGGGSEVDNLRAKLDEAKLPENVMKEATRELNRLEAIPSASPEYGVIRTYIQILSELPWSILSQDHLDLAEARKILDRDHFDLDKVKRRIIEYLAVRKLKPDGGGAILCFIGPPGVGKTSLGKSIADAMGRKFIRVALGGVRDEADIRGHRRTYIGSMPGRIIAELRKAGTRNPVMMLDEIDKLGADFRGDPASALLEVLDPAQNHTFTDHYLDVPFDLSKVLFIATANSMDPVPGPLRDRMEVIEIPGYTQADKLSISKTYLVPRQLEANGLTTKQARFNDAALKLVIEGYTREAGVRNLERSIGSIARGIAAEVVGGNKNKVNVDPVYVEKTLGPRRFEPELASRTSVPGVATGMAYTPVGGEILFIEAARYPGKGGITLTGQIGDVMKESATAAFSLVRSRASQLGVDAKLLAESDIHIHVPAGAVPKDGPSAGTAMFTALASLLMNRPVHHDVAMTGEITLRGLVLPIGGLKEKTLAAMRAGIKQVIVPKRNEKDLPDLPDEVKKTLKFHFVSNVDEVLQVALGGPKATAKPAQSARKAAASSRSR from the coding sequence ATGGCTGAAACCACCATCATCGAACGCGGTCCGGCCGCCACCATCATCAGAACGGGTGGGGGCAACGGGCAGAAGCTGACCGTGCCGTCGGTGCTGCCGATCCTGCCGATCCGCAACATCGTTGTGTTCCCCGGCACCGTCATGCCGTTGAACGTCGGCCGCGCCAAGAGCAAGAACCTCCTGGACGAGGTGATGCCCGGCGAAAAGGTCATCGGCGTCGTCACGCAGAAGAACGCCGACGTGGAAGACCCGCAGTACCCCGACTTGCACACGGTCGGCGTGGCCTGCATGATCCTGAAGCTGTTCAAACTGCCCGATGGCAACCAGTCGATCATCGTGCACGGGTTGGCGCGCTTCCGGTTGATGGAACTAACGCAAAGCGACCCGTTCGCCTCCGGCCGCATCGAAATAATCGAAGACACCATGGCCAGCGGCGCGCCGATCGACGCGCTCATCGCCAGCGTGCGTCAACAGGCCAACCGCGTGATCGAGCTGTCGCCTAACACGCCCGACGAAGCGGCCCAGGTGCTCAACAGCATCACCAACCCATCGGCGCTGGCCGACTTCCTCGCGGCCAACCTGCAGGCAGATACGGGCGACAAGCAGACCATGCTCGAAGAGCTGGACGTCGAGAAGCGCCTCCGCCTCATCGCGTCGCGCCTCGCCACGCAACTGGACGTGCTGGAACTGCAGAACAAGATCCAGTCGCAGGTGAAGGAGAACATCGACAAGAGCCAGCGGCGCTATTACCTGCAAGAGCAGCTGAAGGCCATCCGCAAGGAACTCGGTGAGGCGACCGGTGAGGCCGGCGGTGGCAGCGAGGTGGACAACCTGCGCGCCAAGCTGGACGAAGCCAAGCTGCCCGAGAACGTGATGAAGGAGGCCACGCGCGAGCTGAATCGCCTGGAGGCCATTCCCAGCGCCAGCCCCGAGTACGGCGTCATCCGCACGTACATCCAGATCCTGAGCGAACTGCCGTGGTCGATCCTGAGTCAGGACCACCTGGACTTGGCCGAGGCGCGCAAGATTCTCGACCGCGACCACTTCGACTTGGATAAGGTCAAACGCCGCATCATCGAATACCTGGCTGTGCGCAAGCTGAAGCCGGACGGTGGCGGCGCGATTTTGTGCTTCATCGGGCCACCCGGTGTCGGTAAGACCAGCTTGGGCAAGAGCATCGCCGACGCGATGGGCCGTAAGTTCATCCGCGTGGCCCTCGGCGGCGTGCGCGACGAGGCCGACATTCGCGGGCATCGCCGGACGTACATCGGCAGCATGCCCGGGCGCATCATCGCGGAGCTGCGCAAGGCCGGCACGCGCAACCCCGTGATGATGCTCGACGAGATCGACAAGCTCGGCGCCGACTTCCGTGGCGACCCCGCCAGCGCGCTGCTGGAAGTGCTGGACCCGGCCCAGAACCACACGTTTACCGATCACTACCTCGACGTGCCGTTCGACTTGTCAAAGGTGCTGTTCATCGCGACCGCCAACAGCATGGACCCCGTGCCCGGCCCGCTGCGCGACCGCATGGAAGTGATCGAGATTCCCGGCTACACGCAGGCCGACAAGCTGAGCATCAGCAAGACCTACCTCGTGCCGCGCCAGCTGGAAGCCAACGGCCTGACGACGAAGCAGGCCCGCTTCAACGACGCCGCGCTGAAGCTCGTCATCGAGGGCTATACCCGCGAGGCCGGCGTGCGCAACCTGGAGCGCAGCATCGGCTCGATCGCGCGCGGCATTGCTGCTGAGGTGGTGGGGGGGAACAAGAACAAGGTGAACGTCGACCCGGTGTACGTCGAGAAGACGCTCGGCCCCCGCCGGTTCGAGCCCGAGTTGGCCAGCCGCACGAGCGTGCCGGGCGTGGCAACGGGCATGGCGTACACACCCGTTGGCGGGGAGATCCTCTTCATCGAAGCCGCGCGCTATCCTGGCAAGGGCGGCATCACGCTGACCGGGCAGATCGGTGACGTGATGAAGGAATCGGCGACGGCGGCGTTCAGCCTCGTGCGGTCGCGCGCCAGCCAGCTGGGCGTCGATGCTAAGTTGCTGGCCGAGAGCGACATCCACATCCACGTCCCTGCCGGTGCGGTCCCGAAGGACGGCCCCAGCGCCGGCACGGCCATGTTCACGGCGCTGGCGTCGTTGCTGATGAACCGCCCCGTACATCACGACGTGGCGATGACCGGTGAGATCACACTTCGTGGTCTCGTTCTCCCGATTGGTGGCCTGAAGGAAAAGACGCTGGCCGCCATGCGGGCTGGCATCAAGCAGGTGATCGTGCCGAAACGCAACGAGAAGGACCTGCCCGATTTGCCCGACGAGGTAAAGAAGACGTTGAAGTTCCACTTCGTCAGCAACGTCGATGAGGTGCTTCAGGTTGCGCTGGGTGGGCCGAAAGCAACGGCAAAGCCCGCACAATCGGCACGGAAGGCCGCCGCCAGTTCGCGCAGCCGGTGA
- a CDS encoding Hsp20/alpha crystallin family protein — MVQQAIEVPYGNIRRSSGRSGDPSGAGGYYNFCGSDTWSPPVNLYETETAYLVCVDLAGVEKEKIDVEVLAGELTLRGHRQVPWQTSKEGDGGPKLRVHVMEIDHGSFCRSVELPPDAAKEEINASYRDGLLWIEIPKK, encoded by the coding sequence ATGGTGCAACAGGCAATCGAAGTTCCCTACGGCAACATCCGTCGATCGTCCGGGCGCAGCGGTGACCCCAGCGGCGCCGGTGGGTATTACAACTTCTGCGGGTCCGACACCTGGTCGCCGCCGGTGAATTTGTACGAGACGGAGACCGCCTACCTGGTCTGCGTCGACCTCGCCGGCGTGGAGAAGGAGAAGATCGACGTCGAGGTGCTCGCCGGCGAGTTGACGTTGCGCGGCCATCGCCAGGTGCCGTGGCAGACATCGAAGGAGGGTGACGGTGGCCCGAAGCTGCGCGTCCACGTGATGGAGATCGACCACGGCAGCTTCTGCCGCAGCGTCGAGCTGCCGCCCGATGCCGCCAAGGAAGAGATCAACGCGTCGTATCGTGACGGCTTACTGTGGATCGAGATTCCCAAGAAGTGA
- a CDS encoding AI-2E family transporter encodes MPARTSPDRHSRFLIFATIFLVVAALYLASDVLIPLALALLVSFLLTPLVTRLERWRLGRIPSVMIVVLAVSGLMASLAYIVSDQTLNLATNLENYRENIINKVQQLKPSGGGPLGNLMGLVTDVQKNLDQPATTQAIAEPAELIASEIAPRTGTRRLRDTGPDATRVAEAATTQPYTEDNPLPVAIVQPQPSPLTQLASYLGLALGPLGTAGLVIVFAIFILLDREDLRDRMVRLVGFGQLNITTKAMDDAATRISRYLLAQAIVNGTYGIAISIGLWIIGRVIGQESFPNVILWGLLCAVLRFIPYVGPWIAAVFPLVVAFAVYPGFGVFIGVVILFATIELLSNNLMEPWLYGSSTGMTTIAVLVSAVFWTWLWGPIGLVIATPLTVCLVVLGKNVPNLKFLDILLGDDPVFAPPERIYQRLLATDAEEASEIADDYLREMSLERVYDEVLMPALAMAEQDRHRNTLDEDRAAYVRRSIREMVDELGDQQRVKVARGLADAEPDDAIATALASARASTGSRFRVPRNCIVNVEILPAHDDADEVVGLMVAQLLQMRGFCATAVSVKSLASEMVEQVERDGAHLVVVSALPPDAVTSSRYLCKRLHQRFKALPMIVGLWSFKGEIAKAKTRIACDESVIIATTLAMTMDHIDQRVQPLLVQLAEGDPAAPSLSQAKTPG; translated from the coding sequence ATGCCCGCCCGCACCTCACCCGACCGTCACTCGCGATTCCTGATTTTCGCGACGATTTTTTTGGTCGTTGCCGCCCTGTATCTCGCGTCCGACGTGCTGATCCCGCTGGCGCTGGCGTTGTTGGTCAGCTTCCTGCTCACGCCGCTCGTCACCCGGCTGGAACGCTGGCGGCTCGGGCGCATCCCCTCGGTGATGATCGTGGTCTTAGCGGTCTCCGGTCTGATGGCATCGCTGGCTTACATCGTCAGCGACCAGACGCTTAATTTAGCCACAAATCTCGAAAATTACCGTGAAAACATCATCAACAAGGTCCAACAGCTCAAGCCGTCCGGCGGTGGGCCACTTGGCAACCTGATGGGGCTGGTGACCGACGTTCAGAAGAACCTCGACCAGCCCGCGACCACCCAGGCGATCGCCGAACCCGCGGAACTGATCGCGAGCGAGATCGCCCCCCGCACCGGCACGCGCCGCCTGCGCGACACCGGCCCCGACGCCACCCGCGTCGCCGAGGCCGCCACCACGCAACCGTATACCGAAGACAACCCGTTGCCCGTTGCTATCGTGCAACCCCAACCTTCGCCGCTGACGCAACTCGCCAGCTACTTGGGTCTTGCCTTAGGGCCGCTCGGCACCGCGGGCCTGGTCATCGTCTTCGCGATCTTCATCCTGCTGGACCGCGAGGACCTGCGTGACCGCATGGTGCGACTCGTGGGGTTCGGGCAGCTGAACATCACCACGAAGGCGATGGACGACGCCGCCACGCGCATCAGCCGGTACCTGCTGGCCCAGGCGATCGTCAACGGCACGTACGGCATCGCGATCTCGATTGGCCTGTGGATCATCGGGCGCGTCATCGGCCAGGAATCATTCCCCAACGTCATCCTCTGGGGCCTGCTGTGCGCCGTGCTGCGCTTCATCCCGTACGTCGGTCCGTGGATCGCGGCGGTCTTCCCCTTAGTGGTCGCATTCGCGGTCTACCCCGGGTTCGGCGTGTTCATCGGCGTGGTCATTCTGTTCGCGACGATCGAGCTGCTCAGCAACAACCTTATGGAGCCTTGGCTGTACGGCAGCAGCACCGGCATGACGACGATCGCCGTGCTGGTGTCGGCGGTCTTCTGGACGTGGCTGTGGGGACCGATCGGCCTCGTCATCGCCACGCCGTTGACGGTCTGCCTGGTGGTGCTCGGTAAGAACGTCCCGAACCTGAAGTTCCTGGACATCCTGCTGGGCGACGACCCCGTCTTCGCGCCACCGGAGCGCATCTACCAGCGCCTGCTCGCGACCGACGCCGAGGAGGCGAGCGAGATCGCCGACGACTACCTGCGCGAGATGTCGCTGGAGCGCGTGTACGACGAGGTGCTGATGCCCGCGCTGGCGATGGCCGAGCAGGACCGGCACCGGAACACTCTGGATGAGGACCGCGCCGCCTACGTTCGCCGGAGCATCCGCGAGATGGTGGACGAGCTTGGCGATCAGCAGCGGGTGAAGGTGGCGCGCGGTCTGGCCGACGCGGAACCGGACGACGCCATCGCGACGGCCCTCGCCAGCGCGCGGGCCTCGACCGGCAGCCGGTTTCGCGTGCCGCGAAACTGCATCGTGAACGTCGAGATCCTGCCCGCCCACGACGATGCCGACGAGGTCGTCGGGCTGATGGTCGCGCAGCTGCTGCAGATGCGCGGCTTCTGCGCGACCGCCGTCTCGGTCAAATCGCTGGCGAGCGAGATGGTGGAACAGGTGGAGCGCGACGGCGCGCATCTGGTGGTGGTCAGCGCGTTACCGCCGGATGCCGTCACGTCATCGCGATACCTGTGCAAACGGCTGCACCAGCGGTTCAAAGCGCTGCCGATGATCGTCGGCCTGTGGTCCTTCAAAGGCGAGATCGCCAAGGCGAAAACGCGCATCGCGTGCGACGAGAGCGTGATAATCGCGACGACGCTGGCAATGACGATGGACCACATCGACCAGCGCGTCCAGCCCCTGCTGGTGCAGCTGGCCGAGGGCGATCCGGCCGCGCCCAGTCTGAGTCAGGCGAAGACGCCGGGGTGA
- a CDS encoding methyl-accepting chemotaxis protein: MTVSTRLALIACLVAVGLLMSGAISFYTLSQVKVNGPIYRQIVMGKDLIADILPPPEYIIESFLVVQQMTDETDPAARAQLADRFAQLKKDFDARHDYWTAELPAGAMRDLMLKDSYGPATEFFGIYQAEFLEASKRNDTAAMQRLAGGTMKDAYQRHRSAIDETVKLALTFASDTEAHAAVVVSRSTWMIAGTTAGLMLLVGVVVGLVARTINRSLTHLATSLDQNSGQVATAATEVASASRSLAEGASTQAASLEESASALEQMSNMTRRNADTSRTAVALSAEAKNVAVQGNTAMTQMAKAIADIQSAATDTAHIVKTIDEIAFQTNLLALNAAVEAARAGEAGKGFAVVADEVRNLATRSATAAKDTSALIERSVEHARNGVQIAAQVGQFLAQITSTSDKVATLVTEIASASSEQAAGIEQVNRAVSQMDTVTQQNASASEESSAASEELSSQARGMSDRVAELRLLVGGNAAVDRARAA; encoded by the coding sequence ATGACCGTCTCAACGCGCTTGGCCCTCATTGCCTGCCTCGTGGCCGTGGGCTTACTGATGTCCGGCGCCATTTCGTTCTACACGCTGTCGCAGGTGAAGGTGAACGGGCCGATCTACCGGCAGATCGTGATGGGCAAGGACCTGATCGCCGACATCCTGCCGCCACCCGAGTATATCATCGAAAGCTTCCTGGTCGTGCAGCAGATGACTGACGAAACCGACCCCGCAGCCCGCGCGCAGCTGGCGGACCGGTTTGCGCAGTTGAAGAAGGACTTCGACGCCCGCCACGATTATTGGACCGCCGAACTGCCTGCAGGCGCCATGCGGGACCTGATGCTGAAGGACAGCTACGGGCCCGCGACGGAGTTCTTCGGCATCTATCAGGCCGAGTTCCTGGAAGCGTCGAAGCGCAACGACACCGCCGCCATGCAACGGCTGGCGGGTGGCACGATGAAGGACGCCTACCAACGGCACCGCAGTGCGATCGACGAGACGGTAAAGCTGGCGCTAACCTTTGCCAGCGACACCGAAGCGCACGCCGCCGTCGTGGTTAGCCGTAGCACGTGGATGATCGCCGGCACGACCGCCGGGCTGATGTTGCTGGTAGGCGTGGTCGTTGGGCTGGTGGCACGCACCATCAACCGATCGCTGACGCACCTGGCGACGTCGCTCGATCAGAACTCAGGCCAGGTCGCGACCGCGGCGACGGAGGTGGCGTCGGCGAGCCGATCGCTGGCCGAGGGCGCCAGCACGCAGGCGGCGAGCCTGGAAGAATCGGCGTCGGCGCTGGAGCAGATGTCGAACATGACCCGCCGCAACGCCGACACCTCGCGCACCGCCGTCGCGCTGTCGGCCGAGGCCAAGAACGTCGCCGTTCAAGGCAACACCGCGATGACGCAGATGGCCAAGGCGATCGCCGACATTCAAAGCGCCGCGACCGACACCGCCCACATCGTCAAAACGATCGACGAAATCGCCTTCCAGACCAACTTGCTGGCCCTTAACGCGGCCGTGGAAGCCGCCCGGGCCGGTGAGGCTGGCAAGGGCTTCGCCGTCGTCGCCGACGAGGTGCGCAACCTCGCCACCCGCAGCGCAACGGCCGCCAAGGACACATCAGCTCTAATCGAACGATCGGTCGAGCACGCGCGCAACGGTGTGCAGATCGCGGCGCAGGTGGGGCAGTTCCTGGCGCAGATCACCAGCACGTCCGACAAGGTCGCCACGCTCGTCACCGAGATCGCCAGCGCCAGCAGCGAACAGGCTGCCGGCATCGAACAGGTGAACCGGGCCGTCTCGCAGATGGACACGGTGACGCAGCAGAACGCTTCGGCGTCCGAGGAATCGTCGGCGGCCAGTGAAGAGCTTTCGAGCCAGGCGCGCGGCATGTCCGACCGTGTCGCCGAACTGCGCCTGCTGGTCGGCGGCAACGCGGCCGTCGATCGTGCACGGGCGGCGTAA
- a CDS encoding DASS family sodium-coupled anion symporter yields the protein MSDSGHDVVAPALHDEVVSEGEARFELYRKLAGLVLTPLAFFITYTLCDGLTPQGRTLSAILASVVALWVTELIPLPVTSLLGAAMCVVLGVSDAKTVLAYFGDPIIFVFLGGFMIARAMSVHQLDRRIALYFLSIPIIGSTRAGMLAGLGIVTAFLSMWVSNTATAAMMLPIALGMLSAIHRMRVERGEASGPMDAANWPFATGMMLMVAYGASIGGIGTPVGSPPNLIGLALIRKSVGVDISFFQWMMLCLPLLLAMGGVLFLLLYLMHRDRPAVKSSVTGSEVLAYIQLERRKIGPWTRGQANTLIAFAIAVTLWVLPGVLALPWFAKLPSAVATAAWFKSHLPESIVALLAASLLFLLPTRLRTGEFTLSWKDGQKIDWGTILLFGGGLALGTLMFDTKVAEAMGYALTNRIDASSLWTLTAVSIAMGIVLSEGTSNTASANMVIPVVIAISQSAGVNPLPPALGACLGASYGFMLPVSTPPNAIVYGSGLVPLSRMMRAGIVFDILGFGVIFGGLRLLCPLMGFTD from the coding sequence TTGTCAGATTCCGGTCATGATGTCGTCGCGCCCGCCTTGCATGATGAGGTCGTCTCGGAGGGTGAGGCGCGATTCGAGCTATATCGCAAGCTGGCTGGTCTGGTCCTCACACCGCTTGCGTTTTTCATCACCTACACGCTGTGCGACGGCCTGACGCCGCAGGGTCGCACGCTGTCGGCCATCCTCGCGAGCGTGGTCGCGCTCTGGGTGACCGAACTGATCCCGCTTCCCGTTACGTCGTTGCTCGGGGCGGCGATGTGCGTCGTGCTGGGCGTGTCGGACGCGAAGACGGTGCTCGCCTACTTCGGCGACCCCATCATCTTTGTGTTCCTCGGCGGGTTCATGATCGCCCGCGCGATGAGCGTCCACCAGTTGGACCGCCGGATCGCGCTCTACTTCCTGTCGATACCCATCATTGGTTCCACGCGCGCCGGCATGCTGGCGGGGCTGGGCATCGTGACGGCGTTCCTGTCGATGTGGGTCAGCAACACCGCGACCGCAGCCATGATGCTGCCGATCGCGCTCGGCATGCTGTCGGCGATCCACCGCATGCGCGTGGAACGCGGTGAAGCCAGCGGCCCGATGGACGCCGCCAACTGGCCGTTTGCCACCGGCATGATGCTGATGGTCGCCTACGGCGCCAGCATCGGTGGCATCGGAACGCCAGTCGGGTCGCCACCGAACCTGATCGGGCTGGCACTCATCCGCAAGTCGGTCGGTGTCGACATCTCGTTCTTCCAGTGGATGATGCTTTGCCTGCCATTGCTGTTGGCGATGGGCGGAGTGCTGTTTCTGCTGCTCTACCTGATGCACCGCGATCGGCCGGCGGTGAAGTCGAGCGTGACCGGCAGTGAAGTTCTGGCGTACATCCAGTTGGAACGCCGCAAGATCGGTCCGTGGACGCGCGGCCAGGCGAATACGCTGATCGCCTTCGCGATCGCGGTGACGTTATGGGTACTTCCCGGCGTTCTCGCGTTGCCCTGGTTCGCCAAACTTCCGTCCGCCGTCGCCACAGCGGCTTGGTTCAAGTCGCACCTGCCCGAGTCCATCGTGGCGCTGCTGGCGGCGTCGCTTCTGTTCCTGCTTCCGACGCGATTGCGCACCGGTGAATTCACGCTATCGTGGAAGGATGGCCAGAAGATCGATTGGGGCACCATCCTGCTGTTCGGCGGCGGTCTGGCGCTGGGCACCCTTATGTTCGACACGAAGGTCGCCGAGGCGATGGGCTACGCGCTGACCAACCGCATCGACGCTTCGTCCCTCTGGACCCTGACGGCCGTCTCGATCGCCATGGGCATTGTGCTCAGCGAGGGCACGAGCAACACCGCCAGCGCGAACATGGTCATTCCCGTCGTCATCGCGATCAGCCAGAGCGCGGGCGTGAACCCGCTGCCGCCGGCACTGGGCGCGTGCCTGGGGGCCAGCTATGGCTTTATGCTGCCCGTCAGCACGCCGCCCAACGCGATCGTGTATGGGTCTGGCCTGGTGCCACTGTCGCGCATGATGCGCGCCGGCATCGTGTTCGACATCCTTGGCTTCGGCGTCATCTTCGGTGGCCTGCGCCTGCTTTGCCCGCTGATGGGCTTTACGGACTAA
- a CDS encoding phytanoyl-CoA dioxygenase family protein: MKSTLTSPPPSTTTSPANTADSNAVAERDYLFDLNGFRVLKGALSPDQLKRINGWVDAHPPGNIGDWVGDVEAQSYQGHDGVNFQNIIEGGDVFEECIDHPAWFGDVRRYISTDGHGISINEAFLNVRGQGGFIGLHSGGHVAAFPHVVRHHTGHWMVGQINILMALTDIGPGDGCTTVIPGSHKSHEVHPALRAVGDRVGKPQSYNDDIVAGDQVGMQEVHLKAGDALMFTDAICHGSTSRTNPGHRRVMIYRYSPHVLLPRYNYLPSDELMARLTPERRKLIQPVPPRMRPGRVLQTKG, translated from the coding sequence ATGAAATCCACGCTCACGTCACCACCGCCCTCTACCACCACGAGTCCTGCCAACACCGCCGACAGCAACGCTGTTGCCGAGCGCGATTACCTGTTCGACCTGAACGGGTTTCGCGTGTTGAAGGGCGCGCTTTCGCCAGACCAGCTCAAGCGCATCAACGGCTGGGTGGACGCCCACCCGCCCGGCAACATTGGTGACTGGGTGGGCGACGTGGAGGCGCAGTCGTACCAGGGTCACGACGGCGTGAACTTCCAGAACATCATCGAGGGCGGCGACGTGTTCGAGGAATGCATCGATCACCCCGCGTGGTTCGGCGACGTGCGCCGGTACATCAGCACAGACGGCCACGGCATCTCGATCAACGAAGCGTTCCTGAACGTGCGCGGCCAGGGTGGATTCATCGGCCTGCACTCCGGCGGTCACGTAGCAGCATTCCCACATGTGGTGCGCCACCACACGGGCCATTGGATGGTCGGACAGATCAACATCCTGATGGCGCTGACCGACATCGGCCCCGGCGACGGTTGCACGACCGTTATCCCCGGCAGCCACAAGAGCCATGAGGTGCACCCGGCGTTGCGGGCCGTGGGCGATCGCGTGGGCAAGCCGCAGTCGTATAACGACGACATCGTCGCCGGTGACCAGGTGGGCATGCAGGAGGTGCATTTGAAGGCTGGCGACGCCTTGATGTTTACCGACGCCATCTGCCACGGTTCGACGTCCCGCACCAACCCCGGTCATCGGCGGGTGATGATCTACCGGTATTCGCCGCACGTGCTGCTGCCGCGATACAACTACTTGCCGTCGGACGAGCTGATGGCCCGCCTGACGCCCGAGCGGCGGAAGCTGATCCAGCCGGTCCCACCGCGCATGCGACCGGGCCGGGTGCTGCAGACCAAGGGGTAA